The Gardnerella leopoldii genomic interval AGTTTTGAGTCAGAAGAAGTATTTGAGTCAGAAGAAGTCTCGTTTGCACTATCGACCTTACTGTCACGCTCAGCTATAACTTTATCCTTAACCTCAGAATCATTGTTGTTCTTGGTGTCCTTAGCTTCCTCAGCGCTACCAGCGTTATTGACGCTTTCAGGCTCATCACTAGCATAGCTATCAGCAGATTTACTCATTGCAGTTTGCACAATAGTTTCTGCGGTTTCGTGTACTGTTTGAGTTTTTACATGAGTAATTACTTGAGTTGCTGTGTCATCAGCGAGTTGTGCTGCTTTTTCAGCCTCCTCAGCGTTAGCTGCGTGTGTGCCAGCATATTGAACTTTGCGCTCATGAGTATCGTCGCTTATAGTTTTGTTGCTATCGTAAGTCTCGTCTTGAGCGTTATTTAATTCAGTATTTCCTTCTGAAGTAATGTCTCGCTCATTAGTTTCGTCGCTATTTCCAGTGTTTAGTTGGTTTTCAGTAGAATTATTCTTAGAAATTTGGCGACTTTGCGTATTGTCATTTTCAAGAAGCGTTCCAACTGTAATAGTCGAGGCAGGATTTCCTGTAGCACGACCAGTTTTAGCAGTTTGTGCATTGCTAATACGACTAAGCTCGTGCGCTAAACGCTCAACTTGAGCCTTAAAACGCATAATACTGGTGTTATCTGCACGTTGCAAAGCTTGAACAAAATCGCCAACTTGTTCCATTTGTAGCCACAAGTTTGCGCGGAGCATAATCAAACTATCTAAACGAGAACCCATAATTCTACCGTATGCAGAAAGCACTGCGTTTCGGCGCTGCTCGTTAAGTTTTGCAAAAATCCAAGCCAAATCGCGCGCAGGATCGTTAATTTGCATTCTTTGCCAATTTGTTACAGCAGTAATCGTTGAGCCGGTAAATAAAATGTCACCATCCATAAAACCGCCGTGTACTGGGCAAGTTTCAAATGACCACAATCCTTCAGTTTCCAACACTCTCGACCAACTGTCAGTAATTTCGGTTGGAATATGGCCGGCTTGACGAAGTCTTTTAATCCAACCGGTTAACTGTGCTCGAATTTGACCAGTAGTAAAAGCAGGGTATTTTCCGCGCGTCACGAAAGTAGGGCGCAAGCGATGAATAGCGCCGATTGCAGTTCCAACATTTGCGCAATCGTCGGTAGTAAGAAGACGCAAGTCGCGAGCGCTACCTTCAAGATGTTCACAAATAAGCACAGTGTCTTCATCGTTGTCGTTGGCAATAATGCTTGACATTCGTGTAGATTGCTGTTGAGTAGATTGCTTTTGCGCATATTGCTGGGTGCCAACAACTGTAGAATTTCCAGCGGTTACATTATTTGCAACATTTCCAGTGTTATTATTGGCATCTTCGCGTTTTCCTGGCATAAACGTGAGCATAGTGTCGTAAGCGAATCCCAAAGCTGCCAAATCTTTACTGTGCTCAAGAGTCCATGCTGCACGAGCCCGGTCATGCAAACGCTTGCGACCTTTACTATCCGCACTGATAAAAACGTCGTAAAGCTTACCGGAAATATCTTGCACAACGGCGTGAGAAATTCCAGCCGCGGTATCAGTGGCATTAACTTGCTCACTTTGGCGCGTTCCTGCAAACTGTACTTCGGGCATGGCTGCAGATGCCAGTGCTGCCAACTTGAATCTACTGAGTTGTGTCACACTCCCACAGTAATACAAAGCACCGAAATTTTGCCAATTTTTTGTAAGTTATACACATATTTTTATTCTTGTTGCGTAAGCGTTGCTATTGCTGCAACAATAGAATTATGAATTCTTCACCAGAAACTTCGCAAGTGACTTCGCAAGTGACGTCTAAAACTTCGCAAGTGACTTCTCCAGGAGCGCTTTTAGACGGGTTGGATGATTCGCAACGCGAAGCTGCTACCGCGCTAGAAGGGCCTGTGCGCATTATAGCTTGTGCAGGAGCTGGTAAAACGCGCACTATTACGCGCAGAATTGCGTATGCTTGCGCTACTGGTAAGTGGGATCCTGAAAGAGTTTTGGCAGTTACTTTTTCTGTAAAAGCAGCTGCGGAAATGAGATCGCGTATTGAGGCTCTTGGTGTAAGTAATGTTGGATGCGTCTCAACATTTCATTCTGCGGCTTTGCAACAAATTCGCAGCGTGTGGAACGACGTCTGTTCAGCACAATTCCCGTCAATTATGAATGATTCTCAGCAAATCATAGCTTCTGCGCTTAAACGTTATCCAGATTTTGCAGATATGACTTTGTTGCAAACTCGCGATATTTTGGCAGAAATTAATTGGGCGAAAGTTTCGCTTATTGCGCCTGACGATTACTTGCGTGTGTGCGCTTCTACGCATCGTTTGCCTCCTGCAGGCATAGAGCCGCAGCAATTTGTCGATATATATGAAGCTTACGAAACCGAAAAAAATGCGCATACTTGCATCGATTTTAACGATATTCTTCTACTTTGCTGCCATATTTTACGAAATTTTCCGGAAGCTGCAAACCGTATTAAGCAATCAATCGGATGGATCACAGTTGATGAATATCAGGATGTGTCTCCTTTACAGCATGAATTGTTGCGATTATGGATGGGGCAGAACCGCGATATTTGCGTAGTGGGCGATCCTGCGCAAACAATCTACTCGTTTGCAGGTGCGAATAGTTACTATTTGCTTTCATTTCCGCAAGAATTTGCGCCTCTTGGTGCAGATATTAGTTTGAATACTGACTACCGCTCCACAGAACGCATCGTAGGTCTTGCTAATAGAGTGCTTGCTGCTTCTGCACATAAAAAGGATTACGTAAAAGTTAAAGCTGTAACGAAAGGTGGTGTTCGCGTTAGTCAGCAAGTTTTTGCCACCGATGTTGAAGAAGCTTTGGGCGTGGTTGAGCAAATTGCAAAACTTGTAAAAAGCGGTGCTGCGCATCTTGGGGAGTGCGCAATACTAACGAGAACCAATGCTCAACAGCAAGTAGTTTGTAAAGCGTTAAAAGTAGCAAAACTTCCGTATCGCGTGAGAAAAGACGTGGGGTGGCAGCGAAATGTTTTAGAGGATGCACAAAGCTATGGTGCTCAAGGTATTTCTGACGTTTTTGCATCTTCTAATATTTCAACTGTTACTGTTTCAACTATTCATGCTGTTAAAGGTTTAGAGTTTGCGCATGTTTACGTAATTGGCTGTTCTGAAGGGCTTATTCCTTTTGGCTCTACGGCTGATGACAGTGCCTTGGAAGAAGAGCGCAGACTTATGTACGTTGCAATAACTCGCGCAGAAAAGACTTTGCATCTTTCTTACGCTTCTAGAAAAGACAGTGG includes:
- a CDS encoding phosphotransferase, producing the protein MPEVQFAGTRQSEQVNATDTAAGISHAVVQDISGKLYDVFISADSKGRKRLHDRARAAWTLEHSKDLAALGFAYDTMLTFMPGKREDANNNTGNVANNVTAGNSTVVGTQQYAQKQSTQQQSTRMSSIIANDNDEDTVLICEHLEGSARDLRLLTTDDCANVGTAIGAIHRLRPTFVTRGKYPAFTTGQIRAQLTGWIKRLRQAGHIPTEITDSWSRVLETEGLWSFETCPVHGGFMDGDILFTGSTITAVTNWQRMQINDPARDLAWIFAKLNEQRRNAVLSAYGRIMGSRLDSLIMLRANLWLQMEQVGDFVQALQRADNTSIMRFKAQVERLAHELSRISNAQTAKTGRATGNPASTITVGTLLENDNTQSRQISKNNSTENQLNTGNSDETNERDITSEGNTELNNAQDETYDSNKTISDDTHERKVQYAGTHAANAEEAEKAAQLADDTATQVITHVKTQTVHETAETIVQTAMSKSADSYASDEPESVNNAGSAEEAKDTKNNNDSEVKDKVIAERDSKVDSANETSSDSNTSSDSKLSEDEEKNMQDYDDKPETVIIPLLEREERAMRDAQADLD
- a CDS encoding ATP-dependent helicase, translating into MNSSPETSQVTSQVTSKTSQVTSPGALLDGLDDSQREAATALEGPVRIIACAGAGKTRTITRRIAYACATGKWDPERVLAVTFSVKAAAEMRSRIEALGVSNVGCVSTFHSAALQQIRSVWNDVCSAQFPSIMNDSQQIIASALKRYPDFADMTLLQTRDILAEINWAKVSLIAPDDYLRVCASTHRLPPAGIEPQQFVDIYEAYETEKNAHTCIDFNDILLLCCHILRNFPEAANRIKQSIGWITVDEYQDVSPLQHELLRLWMGQNRDICVVGDPAQTIYSFAGANSYYLLSFPQEFAPLGADISLNTDYRSTERIVGLANRVLAASAHKKDYVKVKAVTKGGVRVSQQVFATDVEEALGVVEQIAKLVKSGAAHLGECAILTRTNAQQQVVCKALKVAKLPYRVRKDVGWQRNVLEDAQSYGAQGISDVFASSNISTVTVSTIHAVKGLEFAHVYVIGCSEGLIPFGSTADDSALEEERRLMYVAITRAEKTLHLSYASRKDSGTGMNRVPSRFLA